In Terriglobales bacterium, the genomic stretch ACGTCAGCGCGCAGCGTGCCGAGCACAGGCAGGTCCAACGCAAAAGTACGAGACCACAGTGCCCGGCCGAGCGGCTGGAAGAGGTAACTCGCGTACTGCGCCAGGCCGATGCATCCGGAGGCGATGGAGAGCGGTGCGCTGAAGCTCAACTGCCAGATGAAGAGGAAGCTCAGTAGGCGTCCCAGCCCGCGCGGTCCGTAGATCTCCGAGAGATAGTGGTAGGAGCCGCCGGAACGGGGCATGGCGGCGCCCAGTTCCGCCCATACCAGGCCGTCGCAGATGGCGAGCAGCGCGCCGGCGATCCAGCCGAAGATCGCCTGCGGGCCTCCGACCGCGCTGACGATCAGCGGGATGGTGATGAACGGCCCGACCCCGATCATGTCGATCATGTTCAGCACGGTGGCGCCTCCCACGCCGATGCCTCGCTCCAAGGCGGGCGCGGCGCGGACGGGTTCGGCGGCGCGGGCAGTCATGGGCGCGGGCTCTGGTTGGACGGCTGAGCCGCCCATCCGTCATGCCCGGCGGCCAGCAGATTCACAAACATGCGGACGGCCCCGGGGACCCCGGCGGGCAGTTGCCGGAAGAACGAATATCCGGTGTAGAGGTACGTTCCCTTGCCGTAACGCGCGCGAAGCAGGCCGCCTTGGAGCAGGGTTTCGCCGGGGTCGGAGGAGGCGACCAGCGGCTCGTAGGCCTTGTCCCACTCGTGCATGAAATAGAGGCCGCGCTCCTGGATCCAACCGTCGAAGTCGCGCGCGGAGATCGGGTTGGGGTAGCGGAAGATGGGATCGTCCGGCGCGAGCATCTGGACCGGCGCCTCTTCCACCGAAACCCGTTCGCGGCCGACCTGCGCGGGATAGGGCGTGAAGCCGCCGGAGTTGAAGTCCTGGACCGCGGCGGTGTATTGCACCAGCAGCGTGCCGCCATTGTGGACGTAATCGAGCAGGCGCTTATTGTTCTGCTTCAGGTCGTTGCGGGTATCGTAGGCGCGGATGCCAAGCACGATGGTGTCGAACTGCGCCAGGTCGCCCTTGGCGAGTTCGTCGGGGGTGATGAGGTGGACGTTGAGGCCGAGTTGCTGGAGGGCGGTGGGGATGTCGTCACCGGCACCCATCAGGTAGCCGATCTTCAGCCCAGGCGGAACATTGACGTTGACCGCGCTGATCTTCTGCAGCGCTGGCTGGTAGTAGTAGAAGACACCGAGGTCCTCGCGAGTGACGATGGAGAAGCCCTCGTCATAGGTCTTGCCGCCGGACTCGGCGACGGCGCGGATCGTGTAGCGCTGCTCAGAAAGGCGGTTAGGCTGCACTTTGAATGTTGCCGTTGCTGAATCGAGAGAATTCTTGAACGCTACGGGCTGCGACTTCGGCGTGACCTTCCAGCCGGGAGGCACTTCTAGGCGGATGACAGTCGGGGATGGCGGGAAGCGGTAAGAAGTCGCGCTGACCGTGACTTCAAATCCGCCCGAGGTATCCGCTCGCCTAAGTAACGAAGACGGCGTGAGGAGAACCGATATCGGCGCACCGACCGCAAGATGGACTTGTCTTTGCGCAACCGTGCCTGGCGCAGCAAGTTCCAAGGTAGTTGCGACGGCGTGATAAGTCGCGTGGTGCCCACGCCAGGAGTAATCCACGCGAACGCGGACAGGAGCGGGCGGCAAGGCAGCAGCGGGGTCACCTGAGACCCTGTAGATGGTGTCGGTCTCAGGATCGTTGCGTTGGAAATGTGGCCGTGAAAGCACAGCATCCGGCGGAATCGTGATGGTGAAGGAGGTAACCCCTTCCAACACTCGAGACGAGGATAGGTCTCCAAACACATCTACGCTTCCTCTCCATTTCCACGCGGTCGGCAGTTGGGGCTGAACGTGGTCGACCTTGAGACCGGTTCCTTCGTCGATCGGAACACTCACCAAGAGAGGGAATGTTTGTCCGGCGGCAAGTACCTCGAACCCCGGCGGGGCGAGGCTACTTAGCGCCAGCCGAGGATCGGCAATGACTTGCAGGTCCAAGGCGAGGGCGAGCGCGCGTTCAAATTGGTCCTGCTTGGTTTGAAGTTCCGTCAGCAAGTCGCGCT encodes the following:
- a CDS encoding PIG-L family deacetylase is translated as MLIGNVALFLTLSCASAPAQRTEPLPVDTGANGLKQVLRQLQTTARLMHTTAHPDDEDGGMLTLEARGRGVEALLLTLTRGEGGQNKTGSNLFDELGVLRTLELLESDRYYGVQQRFTRVADFGFSKTAEETFQKWHGHDIALGDMVRVIRTFRPDVIVSRFQGADRDGHGHHQAAGILSREAFRAAADPNRFPEQIREGLQPWQVKKLYVDNIRAGEDYTVRLETTVNDPLLDTSYAAFAMQGLKHQLSQGAGSWNLPSGPRYATYKLVDSVLPPATDKDGHESDFFAGIDTTLPGLAGRVKADFLPDLKQSLEAIAGKVKEATAAVAKSPYGAAEPLFVGLELTRNLIAEIEHSQLTAPEKRDLLTELQTKQDQFERALALALDLQVIADPRLALSSLAPPGFEVLAAGQTFPLLVSVPIDEGTGLKVDHVQPQLPTAWKWRGSVDVFGDLSSSRVLEGVTSFTITIPPDAVLSRPHFQRNDPETDTIYRVSGDPAAALPPAPVRVRVDYSWRGHHATYHAVATTLELAAPGTVAQRQVHLAVGAPISVLLTPSSLLRRADTSGGFEVTVSATSYRFPPSPTVIRLEVPPGWKVTPKSQPVAFKNSLDSATATFKVQPNRLSEQRYTIRAVAESGGKTYDEGFSIVTREDLGVFYYYQPALQKISAVNVNVPPGLKIGYLMGAGDDIPTALQQLGLNVHLITPDELAKGDLAQFDTIVLGIRAYDTRNDLKQNNKRLLDYVHNGGTLLVQYTAAVQDFNSGGFTPYPAQVGRERVSVEEAPVQMLAPDDPIFRYPNPISARDFDGWIQERGLYFMHEWDKAYEPLVASSDPGETLLQGGLLRARYGKGTYLYTGYSFFRQLPAGVPGAVRMFVNLLAAGHDGWAAQPSNQSPRP